The genomic region CCTGGTCCTGAGTTGTCTCAGCGCTGGGGCTCAGTATCCACCATCGTCGTCACCACGGCGACCCAGATCACGATGAGGAACAGCGGCATCATGCCCAGCACCCACGCGATCGGCATGAGCGGCGCGAGCACGTAGCCGGCCCACGCCAGCCACCCCGGAAGCCGTCCGGCCCGGCGCAGGCCGTACCCGAGCGCCACGACGACGATCGACAGGCCCACGAGCGCCGGGTTGAACAGCTGGCTGCTGAACATCGCCAGGCCGTAGCCCGTCTCGGGCGACGAGGGGAAGCCGCTGCCCTCCGCCTGCCAGACGACGTGGGCCCCCGCCGTTGCGGCGGCCGCTGCGACGGACGTGCCGATCGCGGTGAACGCCGCGCCGAACGCCGCGACCCGGCCCGCGGCGTGCACCGCCGGCTCGGCGCCGAGCGCCTGGCGCACCCGCGCGACGGATGCCGCGAGCAGCAGGCCGGCCAGCGGGAACAGGAACAGCGACGCGATCATGAGGAGGTTCAGGCGCCCTTCGTCTCCGAACGCCGCGGCATAGCCCTCGAGGGTGCCGGAGTAGATGTCGGGTGGCAGCACCATGATCGTGAAGCCCGCGCCGAACAGGATGAGGAAGCCGACTCCGAGGAGCCGGGACGGCGCGAAGCCGCGCTTCGCGGACGGTGCTCCGGTCGTCGCCGGCGCGGAGCGCTGAGTGTGGGTGGACATGGGATCCTCCGGTCGTGTGGGTGTGGACGTCTTCACCCTCGTCGTCCCGGTGTCCCGGGCGCATGGGACCGGTGGTCCTGGATTCCCGGGCTCAGTCCTCCGGCTCCCACGACCGGAGCCCGTGCTGCGGCGGCCGCTTGTCGTGCAGGTGCGGTTTCATGCGGGATCGTCGGGGCCGGGAAGGCGCGCGGCATCCGTCGTCGCGCCCGCCTTCCCGGCCCCGCGGCGCTCGGGCAGAATTGAACCATGAACTCCGCCGAACTCGCGCGCACCGTCGACCACACCCTGCTCAAGCCCGAGGCGACGACCGCCGACGTCCAGGCGACGATCGCGGAGGCCGCCGAACTCGGCGCCTACAGCGTCTGCCTGTCTCCGTCGGCGCTGCCGGTCACCGTGCCCGAGGGGCTCAAGCTCGCCGTCGTGTGCGGGTTCCCCAGCGGCAAGCACCACTCCGAGATCAAGGCCGCCGAAGCCGCCCTCTCAGCCGCGCAGGGCGCGGACGAGATCGACATGGTCATCGACATCGGCGCCGCACGTGAAGGGCGGTTCGCCGACGTCGAGGCCGACATCCGCGCGGTGCGCGCCGCGGCGCCGCACCCGGTGGTGCTCAAGGTCATCATCGAGTCGGCCGCGCTCACCGACGAGCAGATCGTGGGTGTGTGCGAGGCGGCGGAGTCCGCCGGTGCCGACTTCGTCAAGACGTCCACGGGCTTCCACCCCGCCGGCGGCGCCTCGGTCCAGGCCGTGGCGCTGATGAAGCAGACGGTCGGCGACCGTCTCGAGGTCAAGGCCTCCGGCGGCATCCGGACGCGGGCGGATGCCGAGGCGATGCTCGCCGCGGGCGCCACACGCCTGGGCCTGTCGGCGACCCGCACGATCCTCGCCGACGGCGAGACCGCCGGGGGCTACTGACCTACCCGTCGCCGCCCCCAAGACGGGGTGTGTCCCACTTCTTGTCGCGTGGCTTCGCCCGAAGCGGCCAGAAGTGGGACAAGACCCCCGTCGGTCAGCCCGCCAGGGCGCGGTGGACCGACGCCACTGCGCTGGACCCTTCGCCGACGGCCGCGGCGACGCGCTTCATGGAGCCGCGCCGCACGTCTCCGGCCGCGAACACGCGCGGCAGCGACGTCTCGAACGGCAGCGGCTCGCGCCCGAGCACGCGCCAGCGGGCGTCGAGCGCGTCGGCGGGGACGTCCACGCCCGTCGAGAGGAAGCCGTCGCGGTCGCGGTGCAGGCCGGGCAGCCACGCCGTGGCGGGCTGGGCGCCGATGAAGCAGAAGAGGCCGCGGGCCTCCCTCTCGCCGATCCGGTCGATGCGCACCCGCTCCAGCGTGTCCCCGCCGTCGAGGCCGACGACCTGCGCGCGCGTGAGGACCTCGACGCGCGGATCCTCGAGGAGCCGGTCCACCAGATACGACGACATCCGCGCCCCGAGGTCGTCGCCGCGGGCGACGAGGGTCACGGGACATCCGCCCGCCGCGAGGTACAGCGCGGCCTGACCGGCGGAGTTGGCGCCGCCGACCACCACGACAGGCGCGTCCTGGACCTGCCGCAGCTCCAGAGGTGTCGCGGCGTAATAGATGCCCGCGCCCTCGAACTGCGACCACCGGTCGAGGTCGAGCGTGCGATACGCGGCGCCGGAGGTCACGATCGCCGCCCGCGCCCGCACCACCCGGCCGTCGCTGAGCGTGACCTCGAGTGCGTCGTCGACGGTCTCGAGCCGCACCGCCTCGCACGGCGCGTACAGCCTGACGCCGAACTTGAGCGCCTGCAGCGAGGCCTGGCCGATGAGGGCGCCGCCGCTGACCCCGAACGGGAAGCCGAGGAAGTTCTCGATGCGCGACGTCGCGGCCGCCTGACCGCCGGGCGCGACGGCGTCGAGCAGCACCGTGCTCAGCCCCTCCGACGCCCCGTAGATGGCGGCGGCGAGCCCGGCGGGTCCGCCGCCGATGACGGCGAGGTCGACCACGTCGTCGCCGGCATGTCCCTGGTAGCTCAGCCCGAGCCGGTCGGCCACGATCCCGGGGGTGGCGTTGCGGATGGGCTCGCCCTGGATGAACGCGATCGGCAGATCGACCTCGGTCGCGCCGGCGGAGGCCAGGTGCTGCATGGTCGCGTCGTCCGCCTCGACGGCGGTGTGCACCAGATCGGTGCGCTCGGCGAACCGGCGCAGCGCGAGGAAGTCGCTCGAGGAGGAGCGCCCGACGAACTTCAGCGTCCACGCCGCCGAACCGGAGCGCAGGTACTCCCGCCGGGCCCAGAAGGCGTGCAGGAGGATGTCGCACAGCTCGTCGTCCTCGCTCATGAGCCGTCGGCGCTGCGCGTCGTCCAGCAGGTGCACGCGGCCGGCTTCGCTCATGCGCGCCGACAGGAACGGCGACTGATTGTTGAGCAGCCCCAGCTCGCCGACGAACGTGCGCGGGCCCATGCGGATCAGGACCTCCTCGTCGAGCCACGCGAGTGCGTCCCGGACGACCTCGACCTCGCCCGTCTCGACGAGCACGAGGTCGTAGCCGGGATCCCCCGAGCGGAAGAGGTACTCGCCCGCGGCGACGTCCTCGGGGCGTCCGTAGGAGACCAGCCGGGCCCACTGCGCGTCGGTCAAGGGCGGCTGCTGGACCGCCGGGAAGGGTTTCGCGCCCGTGCCGTGAGAGCTCACGCGTTCACGGTAGCCCCGTCGACAGCCGCGGGCACCCCGTATTGTCGAAGCGTGATCGATCGAACTCT from Microbacter sp. GSS18 harbors:
- the deoC gene encoding deoxyribose-phosphate aldolase, whose amino-acid sequence is MNSAELARTVDHTLLKPEATTADVQATIAEAAELGAYSVCLSPSALPVTVPEGLKLAVVCGFPSGKHHSEIKAAEAALSAAQGADEIDMVIDIGAAREGRFADVEADIRAVRAAAPHPVVLKVIIESAALTDEQIVGVCEAAESAGADFVKTSTGFHPAGGASVQAVALMKQTVGDRLEVKASGGIRTRADAEAMLAAGATRLGLSATRTILADGETAGGY
- a CDS encoding FAD-dependent oxidoreductase, which encodes MSSHGTGAKPFPAVQQPPLTDAQWARLVSYGRPEDVAAGEYLFRSGDPGYDLVLVETGEVEVVRDALAWLDEEVLIRMGPRTFVGELGLLNNQSPFLSARMSEAGRVHLLDDAQRRRLMSEDDELCDILLHAFWARREYLRSGSAAWTLKFVGRSSSSDFLALRRFAERTDLVHTAVEADDATMQHLASAGATEVDLPIAFIQGEPIRNATPGIVADRLGLSYQGHAGDDVVDLAVIGGGPAGLAAAIYGASEGLSTVLLDAVAPGGQAAATSRIENFLGFPFGVSGGALIGQASLQALKFGVRLYAPCEAVRLETVDDALEVTLSDGRVVRARAAIVTSGAAYRTLDLDRWSQFEGAGIYYAATPLELRQVQDAPVVVVGGANSAGQAALYLAAGGCPVTLVARGDDLGARMSSYLVDRLLEDPRVEVLTRAQVVGLDGGDTLERVRIDRIGEREARGLFCFIGAQPATAWLPGLHRDRDGFLSTGVDVPADALDARWRVLGREPLPFETSLPRVFAAGDVRRGSMKRVAAAVGEGSSAVASVHRALAG